The following coding sequences are from one Archocentrus centrarchus isolate MPI-CPG fArcCen1 chromosome 4, fArcCen1, whole genome shotgun sequence window:
- the tjp3 gene encoding tight junction protein ZO-3 isoform X2, whose amino-acid sequence MEVRFKDHMKPGMEELTIWEQHTITLNKDSKFGFGFAISGGKDKPQPDGDTSVMVSDVLPNGPAMGRLFTKDQIVMVNGVPMDNVHSNYTIQTLKSCGKTANITVKRPRKIQIPVSTSARPTRAASQSNLLDQDPPRRTRRHSDGSDNTDTNRYRYRDNDDRYRSNDRYRRRSPSPERNGYGNTVPLMSSGYKRLPNNDVAAKPIRTTLVKKKTTDEYGLKLGSQIFIKHMTETGLAAREGTLQEGDLILKINGMTTENLSLLETKHLVEKSRGKLTMTVLRDDRKFLVTIPEVEDSPQNSDYDRRKDSSSEMEDISDIDEGLPPHRASRPAAKERRTRRTKAEPQLPKSRDQSPVRSTLTRPPARTYASRQAPSESDSDHSASPPRPPVRGEREKDSLDIRDQTSKYKSLSGVSTLPNPRASPVAHNWTAPGPPSSTASRPRRPVSESDSDREASPPPQRDGPRLDSRYKVLPDRYSGRVSSPIVVRQDPPRKVNSPVRVPPPDSDSESDGFSEPPQRRSTTYSQDSLSRYRVLPEVSLQSEVEPPKWSAASNPPQKANSGSESEASYASVPRRDSTGSRNSDSARNRYRVPPGKSTSVSVKPLRRAPSPTRPPPDDSSESDELSHLRRSGSSERGDSHRNAPRAANGTSTVRSGISVKNNPPVYSKPEEEPLYFLPPDSYPSTPGYSSDVKRVSFVKERSLGLRLVGGNDVGIFVGGVQPHSPAYEQGMKEGDQIMQVNKVDFGHFTREEAANFLLDLKTGQQVEICTQNKMDLYKKIIKSSLGDNFYIRTHFDHDSEGPIGLGFTRGEVFRVVDTMHRGKLGQWLAIRMGNDLHEMDKGTIPNQARAENLAKMEQAQRASGERQVSGPRAEFWKLRGLRGNKKNEKNMRRSREDLMQLTIQGKFPAYERVLLREANFRRPIVILGPLNDIAMEKLAREMPDDYEVAEMVPRSGGGDGGSTVIKLDTVRKIAEKDKHPLLDITPTAVERLNYIQYHPMVLFLDPHSRKDVKTMRQRYSPNSNKSSRRLYSQAVKMRKHCSHLFSARVDLDPSSHSWYESLKNKIRHEQTKPVWVSEVTLESGGEQDLDALDQTQTDYLSAASDLEDTDGEGFTDDAYTDNEDLEESYRGQDPARTPGGSRVAGAALARSSEPATGPEDEPEENDDAYAPREVPPLMHVPEPKSPRQEYYSPPQSDGEEEDPSHRSFTDSDFSALDVAPPATPSDGPPDFRAPDPIRQHPVDEPSYAEEQPERSQHASLSAIEDLLERARSAETQAQDEDKKPPQFIVLAHHHQAVQFRRTQIQGSDSSEDDFDDADDMEWGPATEL is encoded by the exons ATGGAAGTCAGGTTCAAAGATCACATG aAACCAGGCATGGAGGAGTTAACAATATGGGAGCAACATACAATAACGCTAAACAAA GATTCCAAATTCGGGTTTGGTTTTGCAATATCAGGAGGCAAGGACAAGCCTCAGCCCGATGGGGACACATCTGTAATGGTATCAGATGTGCTGCCAAATGGCCCGGCCATGGGACGACTGTT CACCAAAGACCAAATTGTCATGGTCAATGGAGTACCTATGGACAACGTCCACTCTAACTACACCATTCAGACCCTCAAGTCTTGCGGCAAGACGGCAAACATA ACAGTCAAACGTCCTCGGAAGATCCAGATCCCAGTGTCCACATCCGCCAGACCAACTCGGGCGGCCTCGCAATCCAACCTGCTGGATCAGGATCCTCCGAGACGAACACGACGCCACTCCGACGGCAGTGACAACACTGACACCAATCGCTACCGTTACCGTGACAACGACGACCGTTACCGCAGCAATGACCGTTACCGCCGTCGCAGCCCCTCACCTGAACGCAACGGGTATGGAAACACAGTGCCATTGATGTCATCGGGGTACAAGAGGCTGCCGAACAACGATGTCGCAGCAAAACCCATCAGAACTACTTtggttaaaaagaaaaccacagaTG AGTATGGACTGAAACTGGGCAGTCAGATCTTTATCAAGCACATGACAGAAACAGGCCTAGCTGCAAGGGAAGGCACGCTACAGGAGGGAGACCTCATTCTCAAG ATCAATGgcatgacaacagagaaccttTCCCTGCTGGAGACCAAACACCTGGTGGAGAAGAGCAGAGGCAAACTGACCATGACAGTTCTCAGGGACGACCGCAAGTTCCTGGTCACCATCCCAGAGGTGGAGGACAGCCCCCAGAACAGTGATTACGACCGTCGCAAAGACAGCAGCTCGGAGATGGAGG ACATTTCAGATATTGACGAGGGGCTCCCACCCCACAGAGCATCACGTCCAGCTGCCAAAGAGAGGCGGACACGCAG AACAAAAGCTGAACCTCAACTGCCAAAGTCTCGGGATCAATCACCTGTGCGCTCCACCTTAACCCGGCCGCCTGCAAGAACTTACGCCTCTCGCCAAG CTCCATCTGAATCGGATTCCGACCACAGTGCatctcctcctcgtcctccagtcagaggagagagggagaaagacagTCTGGACATAAGGGACCAAACCAGCAAATACAA ATCTCTCTCAGGGGTCTCCACTCTCCCCAACCCCAGAGCCTCTCCTGTAGCTCACAACTGGACTGCACCTGGCCCCCCATCCTCCACCGCGTCACGGCCCCGCAGGCCGGTGTCAGAGTCGGACTCGGACCGTGAAGCTTCCCCGCCCCCACAAAGAGACGGCCCTCGTCTGGACAGTAGATACAA AGTTCTTCCTGATCGTTACTCAGGCCGGGTATCTTCCCCCATTGTTGTTCGCCAGGATCCACCAAGAAAGGTCAACTCACCTGTGAGAGTCCCGCCACCAG aTTCTGATTCCGAGTCAGATGGCTTCTCGGAGCCTCCTCAGAGGCGTAGCACTACATACAGTCAGGACTCTCTCAGCCGATACAG AGTCTTACCAGAAGTTTCCCTGCAGTCAGAGGTGGAGCCACCAAAATGGAGCGCTGCCAGCAATCCACCACAgaaag CGAACTCAGGGTCTGAATCTGAGGCCAGTTACGCATCAGTCCCCAGGAGGGATTCTACTGGCAGCAGAAACTCCGACTCAGCCAGGAACAGATACAG GGTGCCTCCTGGAAAATCCACTTCGGTTTCTGTGAAGCCTCTTCGTCGAGCCCCGTCACCCACCAGACCGCCCCCAGATG ATTCCTCTGAGTCAGATGAGCTTTCCCATCTTAGGAGGTCTGGCAGCTCTGAGCGGGGGGACAGTCACCGCAA TGCTCCTCGTGCTGCAAATGGAACCAGCACCGTCAGGTCTGGGATTTCGGTGAAGAACAACCCACCCGTCTACT CCAAACCTGAAGAAGAGCCTCTCTATTTCCTGCCTCCAGATTCATACCCATCTACTCCAGG gtacagctcagacgtgaagaGAGTGTCATTTGTAAAGGAGCGCAGTTTGGGTTTGAGACTCGTGGGGGGCAACGATGTTGGTATCTTTGTAGGTGGAGTCCAGCCACACAGCCCTGCGTATGAACAGGGAATGAAGGAGGGAGACCAGATCATGCAG gTAAATAAAGTTGATTTTGGCCATTTCACACGAGAAGAAGCTGCCAACTTCCTCCTTGACCTCAAGACAGGACAACAGGTTGAAATCTGCACGCAGAACAAGATGGACC TTTACAAAAAGATCATCAAGTCCAGCCTGGGAGACAATTTCTACATCCGTACGCACTTTGACCATGATTCTGAAGGTCCCATTGGTCTGGGCTTCACCAGAGGAGAAGTGTTCAGGGTGGTGGACACAATGCATCGTGGGAAGCTGGGCCAGTGGCTGGCCATCCGCATGGGAAATGATCTGCACGAGATGGACAAGGGCACTATCCCCAATCAGGCCag GGCAGAGAATCTGGCCAAGATGGAGCAGGCACAGCGGGCGAGTGGCGAGAGACAGGTGTCGGGGCCGAGAGCCGAGTTCTGGAAACTACGGGGGCTCAGAGGGAATAAGAAGAATGAGAAGAACATGCGGCGGAGTCGTGAGGATCTGATGCAGCTCACTATTCAGGGCAAATTCCCGGCTTATGAGAGAGTCCTGCTCAGAGAAG CTAATTTCAGGCGGCCCATTGTCATTCTGGGTCCTCTTAATGATATCGCCATGGAGAAGCTGGCCAGAGAGATGCCTGATGATTATGAAGTGGCAG AGATGGTTCCTCGTAGTGGAGGAGGAGATGGTGGCTCCACAGTTATTAAACTGGACACTGTGAGGAAAATAGCAGAGAAG GACAAACACCCTCTGCTGGACATCACTCCCACTGCAGTGGAGAGGCTCAACTACATCCAGTACCACCCGATGGTTCTGTTCTTAGACCCACACAGCCGCAAGGATGTCAAGACCATGAGGCAGAGGTACAGCCCCAACTCCAACAAGAGCTCCAGACGCCTTTACTCACAGGCCGTCAAAATGAGGAAACACTGCAGCCACCTTTTCTCAG ctcGTGTGGACCTAGATCCCAGCTCCCACTCTTGGTATGAGAGTCTAAAGAATAAGATCCGCCACGAGCAGACCAAACCTGTCTGGGTGTCTGAAGTCACG TTGGAAAGTGGTGGAGAACAAGACTTAGATGCTTTGGACCAAACCCAGACTGACTACCTCAGTGCTGCTAGTGACCTGGAGGACACTGATGGAGAGGGCTTCACAGATGATGCCTACACTGACAATGAGGACCTGGAGGAGTCTTACCGTGGTCAGGATCCAGCCAGGACCCCAGGGGGCTCCAGGGTGGCTGGAGCTGCATTAGCCCGATCATCTGAGCCAGCAACCGGACCTGAAGACGAACCAGAGGAAAACGATGATGCGTACGCACCCAGAGAAGTCCCGCCACTAATGCACGTACCTGAGCCCAAGTCACCCCGTCAGGAATATTACAGCCCACCGCAGAGTGATGGTGAGGAAGAAGATCCCTCTCATCGCAGTTTTACAGACTCGGACTTCAGCGCTCTTGATGTAGCTCCACCTGCCACTCCGTCCGATGGACCACCAGATTTCAGAGCCCCAGACCCCATACGTCAGCACCCAGTGGACGAGCCTTCATACGCCGAGGAGCAGCCCGAGAGATCCCAGCATGCCAGCCTGTCTGCTATCGAAGACCTATTAGAACGG
- the tjp3 gene encoding tight junction protein ZO-3 isoform X1: MEELTIWEQHTITLNKDSKFGFGFAISGGKDKPQPDGDTSVMVSDVLPNGPAMGRLFTKDQIVMVNGVPMDNVHSNYTIQTLKSCGKTANITVKRPRKIQIPVSTSARPTRAASQSNLLDQDPPRRTRRHSDGSDNTDTNRYRYRDNDDRYRSNDRYRRRSPSPERNGYGNTVPLMSSGYKRLPNNDVAAKPIRTTLVKKKTTDEYGLKLGSQIFIKHMTETGLAAREGTLQEGDLILKINGMTTENLSLLETKHLVEKSRGKLTMTVLRDDRKFLVTIPEVEDSPQNSDYDRRKDSSSEMEDISDIDEGLPPHRASRPAAKERRTRRTKAEPQLPKSRDQSPVRSTLTRPPARTYASRQAPSESDSDHSASPPRPPVRGEREKDSLDIRDQTSKYKSLSGVSTLPNPRASPVAHNWTAPGPPSSTASRPRRPVSESDSDREASPPPQRDGPRLDSRYKVLPDRYSGRVSSPIVVRQDPPRKVNSPVRVPPPDSDSESDGFSEPPQRRSTTYSQDSLSRYRVLPEVSLQSEVEPPKWSAASNPPQKANSGSESEASYASVPRRDSTGSRNSDSARNRYRVPPGKSTSVSVKPLRRAPSPTRPPPDDSSESDELSHLRRSGSSERGDSHRNAPRAANGTSTVRSGISVKNNPPVYSKPEEEPLYFLPPDSYPSTPGYSSDVKRVSFVKERSLGLRLVGGNDVGIFVGGVQPHSPAYEQGMKEGDQIMQVNKVDFGHFTREEAANFLLDLKTGQQVEICTQNKMDLYKKIIKSSLGDNFYIRTHFDHDSEGPIGLGFTRGEVFRVVDTMHRGKLGQWLAIRMGNDLHEMDKGTIPNQARAENLAKMEQAQRASGERQVSGPRAEFWKLRGLRGNKKNEKNMRRSREDLMQLTIQGKFPAYERVLLREANFRRPIVILGPLNDIAMEKLAREMPDDYEVAEMVPRSGGGDGGSTVIKLDTVRKIAEKDKHPLLDITPTAVERLNYIQYHPMVLFLDPHSRKDVKTMRQRYSPNSNKSSRRLYSQAVKMRKHCSHLFSARVDLDPSSHSWYESLKNKIRHEQTKPVWVSEVTLESGGEQDLDALDQTQTDYLSAASDLEDTDGEGFTDDAYTDNEDLEESYRGQDPARTPGGSRVAGAALARSSEPATGPEDEPEENDDAYAPREVPPLMHVPEPKSPRQEYYSPPQSDGEEEDPSHRSFTDSDFSALDVAPPATPSDGPPDFRAPDPIRQHPVDEPSYAEEQPERSQHASLSAIEDLLERARSAETQAQDEDKKPPQFIVLAHHHQAVQFRRTQIQGSDSSEDDFDDADDMEWGPATEL; the protein is encoded by the exons ATGGAGGAGTTAACAATATGGGAGCAACATACAATAACGCTAAACAAA GATTCCAAATTCGGGTTTGGTTTTGCAATATCAGGAGGCAAGGACAAGCCTCAGCCCGATGGGGACACATCTGTAATGGTATCAGATGTGCTGCCAAATGGCCCGGCCATGGGACGACTGTT CACCAAAGACCAAATTGTCATGGTCAATGGAGTACCTATGGACAACGTCCACTCTAACTACACCATTCAGACCCTCAAGTCTTGCGGCAAGACGGCAAACATA ACAGTCAAACGTCCTCGGAAGATCCAGATCCCAGTGTCCACATCCGCCAGACCAACTCGGGCGGCCTCGCAATCCAACCTGCTGGATCAGGATCCTCCGAGACGAACACGACGCCACTCCGACGGCAGTGACAACACTGACACCAATCGCTACCGTTACCGTGACAACGACGACCGTTACCGCAGCAATGACCGTTACCGCCGTCGCAGCCCCTCACCTGAACGCAACGGGTATGGAAACACAGTGCCATTGATGTCATCGGGGTACAAGAGGCTGCCGAACAACGATGTCGCAGCAAAACCCATCAGAACTACTTtggttaaaaagaaaaccacagaTG AGTATGGACTGAAACTGGGCAGTCAGATCTTTATCAAGCACATGACAGAAACAGGCCTAGCTGCAAGGGAAGGCACGCTACAGGAGGGAGACCTCATTCTCAAG ATCAATGgcatgacaacagagaaccttTCCCTGCTGGAGACCAAACACCTGGTGGAGAAGAGCAGAGGCAAACTGACCATGACAGTTCTCAGGGACGACCGCAAGTTCCTGGTCACCATCCCAGAGGTGGAGGACAGCCCCCAGAACAGTGATTACGACCGTCGCAAAGACAGCAGCTCGGAGATGGAGG ACATTTCAGATATTGACGAGGGGCTCCCACCCCACAGAGCATCACGTCCAGCTGCCAAAGAGAGGCGGACACGCAG AACAAAAGCTGAACCTCAACTGCCAAAGTCTCGGGATCAATCACCTGTGCGCTCCACCTTAACCCGGCCGCCTGCAAGAACTTACGCCTCTCGCCAAG CTCCATCTGAATCGGATTCCGACCACAGTGCatctcctcctcgtcctccagtcagaggagagagggagaaagacagTCTGGACATAAGGGACCAAACCAGCAAATACAA ATCTCTCTCAGGGGTCTCCACTCTCCCCAACCCCAGAGCCTCTCCTGTAGCTCACAACTGGACTGCACCTGGCCCCCCATCCTCCACCGCGTCACGGCCCCGCAGGCCGGTGTCAGAGTCGGACTCGGACCGTGAAGCTTCCCCGCCCCCACAAAGAGACGGCCCTCGTCTGGACAGTAGATACAA AGTTCTTCCTGATCGTTACTCAGGCCGGGTATCTTCCCCCATTGTTGTTCGCCAGGATCCACCAAGAAAGGTCAACTCACCTGTGAGAGTCCCGCCACCAG aTTCTGATTCCGAGTCAGATGGCTTCTCGGAGCCTCCTCAGAGGCGTAGCACTACATACAGTCAGGACTCTCTCAGCCGATACAG AGTCTTACCAGAAGTTTCCCTGCAGTCAGAGGTGGAGCCACCAAAATGGAGCGCTGCCAGCAATCCACCACAgaaag CGAACTCAGGGTCTGAATCTGAGGCCAGTTACGCATCAGTCCCCAGGAGGGATTCTACTGGCAGCAGAAACTCCGACTCAGCCAGGAACAGATACAG GGTGCCTCCTGGAAAATCCACTTCGGTTTCTGTGAAGCCTCTTCGTCGAGCCCCGTCACCCACCAGACCGCCCCCAGATG ATTCCTCTGAGTCAGATGAGCTTTCCCATCTTAGGAGGTCTGGCAGCTCTGAGCGGGGGGACAGTCACCGCAA TGCTCCTCGTGCTGCAAATGGAACCAGCACCGTCAGGTCTGGGATTTCGGTGAAGAACAACCCACCCGTCTACT CCAAACCTGAAGAAGAGCCTCTCTATTTCCTGCCTCCAGATTCATACCCATCTACTCCAGG gtacagctcagacgtgaagaGAGTGTCATTTGTAAAGGAGCGCAGTTTGGGTTTGAGACTCGTGGGGGGCAACGATGTTGGTATCTTTGTAGGTGGAGTCCAGCCACACAGCCCTGCGTATGAACAGGGAATGAAGGAGGGAGACCAGATCATGCAG gTAAATAAAGTTGATTTTGGCCATTTCACACGAGAAGAAGCTGCCAACTTCCTCCTTGACCTCAAGACAGGACAACAGGTTGAAATCTGCACGCAGAACAAGATGGACC TTTACAAAAAGATCATCAAGTCCAGCCTGGGAGACAATTTCTACATCCGTACGCACTTTGACCATGATTCTGAAGGTCCCATTGGTCTGGGCTTCACCAGAGGAGAAGTGTTCAGGGTGGTGGACACAATGCATCGTGGGAAGCTGGGCCAGTGGCTGGCCATCCGCATGGGAAATGATCTGCACGAGATGGACAAGGGCACTATCCCCAATCAGGCCag GGCAGAGAATCTGGCCAAGATGGAGCAGGCACAGCGGGCGAGTGGCGAGAGACAGGTGTCGGGGCCGAGAGCCGAGTTCTGGAAACTACGGGGGCTCAGAGGGAATAAGAAGAATGAGAAGAACATGCGGCGGAGTCGTGAGGATCTGATGCAGCTCACTATTCAGGGCAAATTCCCGGCTTATGAGAGAGTCCTGCTCAGAGAAG CTAATTTCAGGCGGCCCATTGTCATTCTGGGTCCTCTTAATGATATCGCCATGGAGAAGCTGGCCAGAGAGATGCCTGATGATTATGAAGTGGCAG AGATGGTTCCTCGTAGTGGAGGAGGAGATGGTGGCTCCACAGTTATTAAACTGGACACTGTGAGGAAAATAGCAGAGAAG GACAAACACCCTCTGCTGGACATCACTCCCACTGCAGTGGAGAGGCTCAACTACATCCAGTACCACCCGATGGTTCTGTTCTTAGACCCACACAGCCGCAAGGATGTCAAGACCATGAGGCAGAGGTACAGCCCCAACTCCAACAAGAGCTCCAGACGCCTTTACTCACAGGCCGTCAAAATGAGGAAACACTGCAGCCACCTTTTCTCAG ctcGTGTGGACCTAGATCCCAGCTCCCACTCTTGGTATGAGAGTCTAAAGAATAAGATCCGCCACGAGCAGACCAAACCTGTCTGGGTGTCTGAAGTCACG TTGGAAAGTGGTGGAGAACAAGACTTAGATGCTTTGGACCAAACCCAGACTGACTACCTCAGTGCTGCTAGTGACCTGGAGGACACTGATGGAGAGGGCTTCACAGATGATGCCTACACTGACAATGAGGACCTGGAGGAGTCTTACCGTGGTCAGGATCCAGCCAGGACCCCAGGGGGCTCCAGGGTGGCTGGAGCTGCATTAGCCCGATCATCTGAGCCAGCAACCGGACCTGAAGACGAACCAGAGGAAAACGATGATGCGTACGCACCCAGAGAAGTCCCGCCACTAATGCACGTACCTGAGCCCAAGTCACCCCGTCAGGAATATTACAGCCCACCGCAGAGTGATGGTGAGGAAGAAGATCCCTCTCATCGCAGTTTTACAGACTCGGACTTCAGCGCTCTTGATGTAGCTCCACCTGCCACTCCGTCCGATGGACCACCAGATTTCAGAGCCCCAGACCCCATACGTCAGCACCCAGTGGACGAGCCTTCATACGCCGAGGAGCAGCCCGAGAGATCCCAGCATGCCAGCCTGTCTGCTATCGAAGACCTATTAGAACGG